Proteins encoded together in one Mycolicibacter minnesotensis window:
- the pcrA gene encoding DNA helicase PcrA, which translates to MTLHASTQTDHLLEGLNPQQRRAVLHEGSPLLIVAGAGSGKTAVLTRRIAYLLAARDVGVGQVLAITFTNKAAAEMRERVSSLVGPRARAMWVSTFHSTCVRILRNQASVVPGLNSNFSIYDADDSRRLLLMIGRDMGLDVKRHSPRLLANAISNLKNELIDADRALAELTEDSDDLSRVVAAVYTEYQRRLRSANALDFDDLIGETVAILQAFPEIAQHYRRRFRHILVDEYQDTNHAQYMLVRELAGHTGGSADPDLPPAELCVVGDADQSIYAFRGATIRNIEDFERDYPDATTILLEQNYRSTQNILSAANAVIAFNSGRREKRLWTDAGDGELIVGYVADNEHDEARFVAQEIDALTDSGAVNYSDVAVFYRTNNASRSLEEVFIRSGIPYKVVGGVRFYERKEIRDIIAYLRVLDNPGDAVSLRRILNTPRRGIGDRAEACVSVHAENTGTGFAAALAAAADGGVAMLNSRSQNAIAAFVAMLDELRAHLNTCGDDLGGLVEMVLDRTGYRAELEASTDPQDLARLDNINELVSVAHEFSIDRANALADQDGTLEEEDVPDVGVLAAFLERVSLIADTDEIPEHGSGMVTLMTLHTAKGLEFPVVFVVGWEDGMFPHMRSLGDARELSEERRLAYVGLTRARQRLYLSRAKVRSSWGQPMLNPESRFLREIPQELIDWRRTEVTASPSAPVSGAGRFGSPRPAPSRSGNRPLLVLAPGDRVTHDKYGLGRVEEVSGVGESAMSLIDFGSSGRVKLMHNHAPVSKL; encoded by the coding sequence ATGACCTTGCACGCTAGTACGCAGACCGACCACCTCCTCGAGGGGCTCAACCCGCAGCAGCGCCGGGCCGTCCTGCACGAGGGCTCTCCGTTGCTGATCGTGGCCGGGGCCGGCTCGGGGAAAACCGCCGTGCTCACCCGGCGAATCGCCTATCTGTTGGCCGCCCGTGACGTAGGGGTGGGCCAGGTGCTGGCGATCACCTTCACCAACAAGGCCGCGGCAGAGATGCGCGAGCGGGTGTCGAGCCTGGTCGGCCCCCGCGCCCGGGCGATGTGGGTGTCGACCTTTCATTCCACGTGCGTACGGATCCTGCGCAACCAGGCCTCGGTGGTTCCTGGCCTCAATTCCAACTTCTCGATCTATGACGCCGACGACTCGCGGCGGCTGCTGCTGATGATCGGCCGTGACATGGGTCTCGACGTCAAGCGGCACTCGCCGCGGCTGCTGGCCAATGCCATCTCCAACCTGAAGAACGAACTGATCGACGCCGACCGGGCACTGGCCGAGCTCACCGAGGATTCCGACGACCTCAGTCGGGTGGTGGCTGCGGTCTACACGGAGTATCAGCGCCGGCTGCGCTCGGCCAACGCACTGGACTTCGATGACCTGATCGGGGAGACGGTCGCGATACTGCAGGCCTTCCCGGAGATCGCCCAGCACTACCGGCGCCGGTTCCGGCACATCCTGGTCGACGAATACCAGGACACCAACCATGCCCAGTACATGCTGGTGCGCGAACTTGCGGGGCACACCGGCGGTTCAGCAGACCCGGACCTGCCGCCGGCGGAGTTGTGCGTGGTCGGTGACGCCGATCAGTCGATCTACGCCTTCCGTGGTGCCACCATTCGCAACATCGAGGATTTCGAACGCGACTACCCCGACGCGACCACCATCCTGCTGGAGCAGAACTACCGCTCCACCCAGAACATCCTGTCGGCGGCCAACGCGGTGATCGCCTTCAATTCGGGGCGTCGCGAGAAGCGGCTGTGGACCGACGCCGGTGACGGCGAACTGATCGTCGGCTACGTCGCCGACAACGAGCACGACGAGGCACGTTTCGTCGCCCAGGAGATCGACGCCCTGACCGACTCCGGCGCGGTCAACTACAGCGATGTCGCGGTGTTCTACCGCACCAACAATGCGTCGCGTTCGCTGGAAGAGGTGTTCATCCGCAGCGGCATCCCGTACAAAGTCGTTGGCGGAGTGCGCTTTTACGAACGCAAAGAGATTCGCGACATCATCGCCTACCTTCGTGTGCTGGACAATCCCGGCGATGCGGTGAGCCTGCGGCGCATCCTCAACACGCCGCGCCGGGGGATCGGCGACCGGGCCGAGGCGTGCGTGTCGGTGCACGCCGAGAACACCGGCACTGGATTCGCGGCCGCTCTGGCGGCGGCCGCTGACGGCGGCGTCGCGATGCTCAACAGTCGCTCGCAGAACGCGATCGCTGCCTTTGTCGCGATGCTCGACGAGCTGCGGGCGCACCTCAACACGTGCGGCGATGACCTGGGCGGTCTGGTGGAGATGGTGTTGGACCGCACCGGCTACCGCGCCGAGCTGGAAGCCTCGACCGACCCGCAGGACCTGGCCCGACTGGACAACATCAACGAACTCGTCAGTGTCGCACACGAATTCAGCATCGACCGGGCCAATGCACTCGCCGATCAGGACGGCACCCTCGAAGAGGAGGATGTGCCCGACGTCGGAGTTCTGGCGGCGTTCTTGGAGCGTGTCTCGCTGATCGCCGACACGGACGAGATTCCGGAGCATGGGTCCGGGATGGTCACGCTGATGACGCTGCACACCGCCAAGGGGCTGGAATTCCCGGTGGTGTTCGTCGTCGGCTGGGAGGACGGCATGTTCCCGCACATGCGCTCGCTGGGGGATGCCCGCGAGTTGTCCGAGGAGCGCCGGCTGGCCTACGTCGGCCTGACCCGGGCCCGCCAACGGCTGTACCTGAGCCGGGCCAAGGTCCGCTCGTCGTGGGGCCAGCCCATGCTGAACCCGGAATCGCGATTCCTGCGGGAGATCCCGCAGGAACTCATCGACTGGCGGCGTACCGAGGTGACCGCTTCCCCGAGCGCTCCGGTCAGTGGTGCCGGCCGGTTCGGTTCGCCGCGGCCGGCCCCGAGCCGATCAGGGAATCGGCCGCTGCTGGTGCTCGCGCCGGGGGATCGGGTGACCCATGACAAGTACGGCCTGGGCCGGGTGGAGGAAGTCTCCGGTGTGGGCGAGTCGGCGATGTCGCTGATCGACTTCGGCAGTTCTGGGCGGGTCAAACTGATGCACAACCACGCGCCGGTGAGCAAGCTTTAG
- a CDS encoding M23 family metallopeptidase has protein sequence MRPVSGGVVPSRRHGAPAGSNRSSVPSPTEVTDIIAFNEFDWSEDAFSADTFDEASDVLLAPELDDMTDTDNMPVLRLTFPLDGYRDSYYHPHEAAPLPARGGKHRSQPASAVKSRVMIAAMAAGAAAAAAHAVTHPSDDTVARPAVLASSKTMLNDGTTTTSSHGLQMITVKAASNVVVHNEELAKGMAFAQERAEREARLQRPLFVAPTHGAFTSNFGYRWGVLHAGIDIANAIGTPILAASDGVVIESGPSAGYGMLVKLRHSDGTVTLYGHINRSLVSAGERVMAGDQIAEMGNRGYSTGPHLHFEVLQNGTTRIDPSSWLAKRGINFA, from the coding sequence ATGCGTCCGGTTTCCGGCGGGGTTGTCCCCAGCCGCCGACACGGCGCCCCAGCGGGTTCGAACCGCTCTTCGGTGCCCAGCCCCACCGAGGTCACCGACATCATTGCGTTCAATGAATTCGACTGGTCCGAGGACGCGTTCAGCGCTGACACCTTCGACGAGGCGTCCGACGTGTTGCTGGCCCCCGAGCTGGACGACATGACCGACACCGACAACATGCCGGTCCTGCGGTTGACCTTCCCGCTGGACGGCTACCGCGACAGCTACTACCACCCGCACGAGGCGGCACCGCTGCCCGCGCGCGGCGGCAAGCACCGCAGCCAGCCCGCCAGTGCCGTCAAAAGCCGCGTGATGATCGCGGCCATGGCAGCCGGCGCGGCCGCCGCGGCGGCACACGCGGTCACCCACCCTTCCGACGACACCGTGGCGCGTCCGGCCGTGCTGGCGTCCAGCAAGACCATGCTGAATGACGGCACCACCACCACGTCCAGCCACGGCCTGCAGATGATCACGGTCAAAGCCGCCTCCAACGTCGTGGTACACAACGAAGAGCTGGCCAAGGGCATGGCCTTCGCCCAAGAGCGCGCCGAGCGCGAAGCCCGCCTGCAGCGTCCCCTGTTCGTCGCGCCCACCCACGGCGCATTCACCTCGAACTTCGGCTACCGCTGGGGCGTCCTGCACGCCGGCATCGACATCGCCAACGCCATCGGCACCCCGATCCTGGCAGCCTCCGACGGCGTGGTCATCGAGTCGGGACCCAGCGCCGGTTACGGCATGCTGGTGAAACTGCGCCACTCCGACGGCACCGTCACGCTCTACGGCCACATCAACCGGTCGCTGGTGAGCGCCGGCGAGCGAGTCATGGCCGGAGACCAGATCGCCGAGATGGGCAATCGTGGCTACTCCACCGGCCCACACCTGCACTTCGAGGTGCTGCAGAACGGCACCACCCGGATCGACCCCAGTTCCTGGCTGGCCAAGCGCGGTATCAACTTCGCCTGA
- the sucC gene encoding ADP-forming succinate--CoA ligase subunit beta has protein sequence MDLFEYQAKELFAKHNVPTTPGRVTTSAEDAKAIATEIGRPVMVKAQVKVGGRGKAGGVKYAATPDDAFTHAQNILGLDIKGHVVKKLLVAEASDIAEEYYISFLLDRSNRTYLAMCSVEGGVEIEEVAATKPERLAKVPVDAVKGVDLAFARSIAEQGHLPAEVLDAAAVTIQKLWEVFVAEDATLVEVNPLVRTPDDQILALDGKVTLDGNAEFRQPGHAEFADLDATDPLEIKAKEHDLNYVKLDGEVGIIGNGAGLVMSTLDVTAYAGENHGGVKPANFLDIGGGASAEVMAAGLDVILGDKQVKSVFVNVFGGITACDAVANGIVSALGILGDAATKPLVVRLDGNNVEEGRAILAEANHPLVTVVATMDEAADKAAELANAGKDA, from the coding sequence ATGGATCTTTTCGAGTATCAGGCGAAGGAGCTGTTCGCCAAGCACAACGTGCCCACCACGCCGGGCCGGGTAACCACCTCGGCCGAGGACGCCAAGGCCATCGCCACCGAGATCGGCCGGCCGGTCATGGTCAAGGCGCAGGTCAAGGTTGGTGGCCGCGGCAAGGCTGGCGGCGTGAAGTATGCCGCCACCCCGGATGACGCGTTTACCCACGCGCAGAACATCCTCGGCCTGGACATCAAGGGCCACGTTGTCAAGAAGCTGCTGGTAGCCGAGGCGAGCGACATCGCTGAGGAGTACTACATCTCCTTCCTGCTCGACCGCTCCAACCGCACCTACCTGGCCATGTGCTCGGTCGAGGGCGGCGTGGAGATCGAAGAGGTCGCCGCCACCAAGCCCGAGCGGCTGGCCAAGGTGCCCGTCGACGCGGTCAAGGGTGTCGACCTCGCCTTCGCGCGCTCGATCGCCGAGCAGGGCCACCTGCCCGCCGAGGTGCTCGACGCCGCCGCGGTCACCATCCAGAAGCTGTGGGAGGTCTTCGTCGCCGAAGACGCCACCCTGGTCGAGGTGAACCCGCTGGTGCGTACCCCCGACGACCAGATCCTGGCGCTGGACGGCAAGGTCACCCTCGACGGCAACGCCGAGTTCCGTCAGCCCGGCCACGCCGAGTTCGCGGACCTGGACGCCACCGACCCGCTGGAGATCAAGGCCAAGGAGCACGACCTCAACTACGTCAAGCTCGACGGCGAGGTCGGCATCATCGGCAACGGCGCCGGCCTGGTCATGTCGACCCTGGACGTCACCGCCTACGCCGGTGAGAACCACGGCGGCGTGAAGCCGGCCAACTTCCTCGACATCGGCGGCGGTGCCTCGGCTGAGGTGATGGCCGCAGGTCTGGACGTCATCCTGGGTGACAAGCAGGTCAAGAGCGTGTTCGTCAACGTGTTCGGCGGGATCACCGCGTGTGACGCGGTGGCCAACGGCATCGTGTCGGCGCTGGGGATCCTCGGTGACGCCGCGACCAAGCCGCTGGTGGTGCGCCTGGACGGCAACAACGTCGAGGAGGGCCGGGCGATTCTGGCCGAGGCCAACCATCCGCTGGTGACCGTCGTCGCCACCATGGACGAGGCCGCCGACAAGGCTGCCGAGCTGGCGAACGCCGGAAAGGACGCTTAA
- the sucD gene encoding succinate--CoA ligase subunit alpha produces MSIFVNKDSKVIVQGITGAEATKHTARMLAAGTQIVGGVNARKAGTTVAHKDASGADVELPVFGSVAEAMKETGADVSIAFVPPAFSKDAMIEAIDAEIPLLVVITEGIPVQDSAYAWAYNLEKGGAKGPITRIIGPNCPGIITPGECLVGITPANISGTGPIGLVSKSGTLTYQMMYELRDFGFSTAIGIGGDPVIGTTHIDAIEAFEKDPETKVIVMIGEIGGDAEERAAAYIKANVTKPVVGYVAGFTAPEGKTMGHAGAIVSGSSGTAAAKQEALEAAGVKVGKTPSATAALARQILESL; encoded by the coding sequence ATGTCGATCTTCGTCAACAAGGACAGCAAGGTCATCGTCCAGGGCATCACCGGTGCCGAGGCGACCAAGCACACCGCGCGGATGCTCGCCGCCGGTACCCAGATCGTCGGCGGCGTCAACGCCCGCAAAGCCGGCACCACGGTGGCGCACAAGGACGCCAGCGGCGCCGACGTCGAGTTGCCGGTGTTCGGCAGCGTGGCCGAGGCCATGAAGGAGACCGGCGCGGACGTATCGATCGCCTTCGTGCCGCCGGCCTTCTCCAAGGACGCGATGATCGAGGCCATCGACGCCGAGATCCCGCTGCTGGTCGTCATCACCGAGGGCATCCCGGTGCAGGACAGCGCCTACGCGTGGGCCTACAACCTAGAAAAAGGTGGAGCCAAGGGTCCGATCACCCGGATCATCGGGCCCAACTGCCCCGGCATCATCACCCCGGGTGAGTGCCTGGTGGGTATCACCCCGGCCAACATCTCGGGCACCGGCCCGATCGGTCTGGTGTCGAAGTCGGGCACCCTGACCTACCAGATGATGTACGAGCTGCGGGACTTCGGTTTCTCCACCGCGATCGGTATCGGCGGCGACCCGGTGATCGGCACCACCCACATCGACGCCATCGAGGCGTTCGAGAAGGACCCCGAGACCAAGGTCATCGTGATGATCGGCGAGATCGGCGGCGACGCCGAGGAGCGGGCCGCGGCCTACATCAAGGCCAACGTCACCAAGCCGGTCGTCGGCTACGTGGCCGGGTTCACCGCGCCGGAGGGCAAGACCATGGGCCACGCCGGCGCCATCGTGTCGGGCTCCTCGGGCACCGCGGCCGCCAAGCAGGAGGCCCTGGAGGCCGCCGGTGTGAAGGTGGGCAAGACCCCGTCGGCCACCGCGGCCCTGGCTCGACAGATCCTCGAGAGCCTGTAG
- a CDS encoding acetyl-CoA acetyltransferase gives MSVDPRTPVVVGVGQAAERIDDAGYRALSPVQLAAAAAQAALADCGAGAEQIASAIDAVVATRQFEISIPNAPAPLGKSNNFPRSVARLLGVDPARAVLDKVGGQGPQKLLTEFAAEIVAGAADVVLLCGSDATSTLRHFAKADNKPDFSETIDGQLEDRGYGLEEFVERYTVIHGLTGATVQYGLLENARRARLGLSKADYLQAMAELFAPMTKIAAKNPFSASPVERSVEELATVNAGNRMICDPYPRLLVARDQVNQGAAVLVMSIEAARRLGVPEDRWVYLHGHADMRSQRLLERPDLGAYPAAVTATTEALEMAGIGFDDIAAMDLYSCFPVPVFNICDAFGLSADDPRGLTLTGGLPFFGGAGNNYSMHAIAEAVASARSAPGQFTFVGANGGMMSKYAAGVYSSTPAPWKPDRSPELQAQADNTGPAVPVTESAQGAATIEAYSVRYDWETRTGIIIGRLDGDGTRFLATTEDEDLVALMSDADPLGAAVTVRALDYGNRCSLR, from the coding sequence ATGAGCGTCGATCCGCGCACCCCCGTCGTCGTCGGCGTCGGTCAGGCTGCCGAGCGCATCGACGACGCCGGCTATCGCGCGTTGTCGCCGGTGCAGCTGGCCGCCGCGGCCGCACAGGCGGCCTTGGCCGACTGCGGTGCGGGCGCCGAGCAGATCGCGTCGGCCATCGACGCCGTGGTGGCCACCCGCCAGTTCGAGATCTCGATCCCCAATGCCCCCGCGCCGCTGGGCAAGTCCAATAATTTCCCGCGATCTGTTGCCCGCCTGCTCGGTGTGGATCCGGCTCGGGCGGTCCTGGACAAGGTCGGTGGTCAGGGACCGCAGAAGCTGCTCACCGAGTTCGCCGCCGAGATCGTGGCCGGCGCCGCCGACGTGGTGCTGTTGTGCGGGTCCGACGCGACCTCTACGTTGCGCCACTTCGCCAAGGCCGACAACAAGCCGGACTTCTCCGAGACCATCGACGGGCAGCTCGAAGATCGGGGCTACGGCCTGGAGGAGTTCGTCGAGCGCTACACCGTCATTCATGGGCTGACCGGGGCGACGGTGCAGTACGGGCTGCTGGAGAATGCCCGGCGTGCGCGGTTGGGCCTGAGTAAGGCCGACTATCTCCAGGCCATGGCGGAGCTGTTCGCCCCGATGACCAAGATCGCGGCCAAGAACCCGTTCTCGGCCTCGCCGGTGGAAAGGTCCGTTGAAGAGCTGGCCACCGTCAACGCCGGCAATCGGATGATCTGCGACCCCTATCCGCGACTGCTGGTGGCGCGCGATCAGGTCAATCAGGGCGCCGCGGTGCTGGTGATGTCGATCGAGGCTGCCCGGCGGTTGGGCGTGCCCGAAGACCGCTGGGTGTATCTGCATGGCCACGCCGACATGCGCTCCCAGCGTCTGCTGGAGCGCCCGGACCTGGGGGCCTACCCGGCCGCCGTCACGGCGACCACCGAGGCGCTCGAGATGGCCGGGATCGGCTTCGACGACATCGCGGCAATGGACCTCTACAGCTGCTTCCCGGTGCCGGTGTTCAACATCTGCGATGCCTTCGGGCTGTCGGCCGATGACCCGCGCGGCTTGACCCTGACCGGTGGGTTGCCCTTCTTCGGCGGTGCGGGGAACAACTACTCGATGCACGCGATCGCTGAAGCTGTCGCGTCCGCGCGCAGTGCCCCAGGACAATTCACGTTCGTCGGGGCCAACGGTGGCATGATGAGCAAGTACGCCGCCGGGGTGTACTCGTCCACTCCGGCCCCCTGGAAGCCGGATCGCAGCCCGGAACTTCAGGCCCAGGCCGACAACACAGGGCCCGCCGTGCCGGTCACGGAGAGCGCCCAGGGTGCGGCCACCATCGAGGCTTACAGCGTCCGCTACGACTGGGAGACTCGGACCGGGATCATCATCGGTCGACTGGACGGTGACGGCACCCGGTTCCTGGCGACCACCGAGGACGAAGACCTGGTGGCGCTGATGTCGGACGCCGATCCGCTGGGCGCAGCCGTGACGGTACGCGCGCTCGACTACGGGAACCGCTGCTCGCTGCGTTAG
- a CDS encoding LLM class F420-dependent oxidoreductase: protein MDYGLVLFTSDRGINPAAAAKLADDHGFTTFYVPEHTHIPVKRQAAHPTTGDESLPDDRYMRTLDPWVSLGAACAVTSRVRLSTAVALPVEHDPITLAKSIATLDHLSGGRVSLGVGFGWNTDELADHGVPAGRRRTMLREYLEAMRALWTQEEASYEGEFVNFGPSWAWPKPAQAHVPVLVGAAGTEKNFKWIARSADGWITTPRDFDIDAPVKLLQDTWAAAGRDGAPQIVALDFKPVPEKLAHWAEIGVTETLFGLPDKSEAEVAAYVERLAGKLGLSS, encoded by the coding sequence ATGGATTACGGGCTTGTGCTGTTCACCAGTGACCGTGGAATCAACCCGGCGGCGGCCGCCAAACTCGCCGACGACCACGGGTTCACGACGTTTTACGTACCGGAGCACACACACATTCCGGTGAAGCGGCAGGCCGCTCACCCGACCACCGGCGATGAGTCACTGCCCGATGACCGCTACATGCGCACACTGGACCCGTGGGTCAGCCTCGGCGCCGCGTGCGCGGTGACCTCGCGAGTCCGACTGTCGACGGCCGTGGCGCTGCCGGTCGAACACGATCCGATCACGCTGGCGAAGTCGATCGCCACCCTGGACCATCTGTCCGGCGGTCGAGTCAGCCTCGGGGTCGGATTCGGTTGGAACACAGACGAACTGGCCGACCACGGCGTTCCAGCAGGCCGGCGACGCACCATGCTGCGGGAGTACCTGGAGGCAATGCGGGCGCTGTGGACGCAGGAGGAGGCCTCCTACGAAGGCGAATTCGTAAACTTCGGCCCGAGCTGGGCCTGGCCCAAGCCGGCACAGGCGCATGTTCCGGTTCTGGTGGGTGCGGCCGGCACCGAGAAGAACTTCAAGTGGATCGCCCGCAGCGCCGACGGCTGGATCACCACGCCGCGCGACTTCGACATCGACGCGCCGGTCAAGCTGTTGCAGGACACCTGGGCGGCCGCCGGTCGCGACGGCGCCCCGCAGATCGTGGCATTGGATTTCAAGCCGGTGCCCGAGAAGCTGGCCCACTGGGCCGAGATCGGGGTCACCGAGACCCTCTTCGGCCTGCCCGACAAGTCCGAGGCCGAAGTGGCGGCTTACGTGGAACGACTGGCCGGCAAGCTGGGGCTCAGCAGCTAG
- a CDS encoding DUF5336 domain-containing protein encodes MTYSPGNPGFQPPQPSGSYGPSTPSFAKAGGEVESKLPQYLRIAVVALGLGVYLANFGPIVTITDVDYPLVLSDAGNTVPLAVLAGLLAAVGLLPKAKVYTAVVAVIAALGALLAISTVAEASADYTIGWGLWLILVFSVLQACAAVGSLLLEAGVVTAPAPRPKYDPYAQYGLPPGGNYYGQQGQQGQQGYGHQGQHQSQQAPQQPGYPSSYGSYPSPSSGGFGAQHSSPSGAFNSGVQQSSPQGPPTPPTGFPSYNPPSTGGSGSSSTGGQSTSGSGQSSTGGQQSQGDSASSGPAQP; translated from the coding sequence ATGACCTACTCGCCCGGGAATCCCGGCTTCCAACCTCCACAACCATCAGGCTCCTACGGACCGTCGACTCCCTCGTTCGCCAAAGCCGGCGGCGAGGTCGAGAGCAAGCTGCCCCAGTACCTCCGGATCGCGGTGGTTGCGCTGGGGCTGGGCGTGTACCTGGCGAACTTCGGGCCGATCGTGACGATCACCGATGTCGATTACCCGTTGGTCCTCAGCGACGCCGGCAACACGGTACCGCTGGCGGTGCTGGCCGGCCTGCTCGCCGCCGTCGGCCTGCTGCCCAAGGCCAAGGTGTACACCGCGGTGGTCGCCGTGATCGCCGCCCTGGGAGCACTGCTGGCCATCTCGACCGTCGCCGAGGCCAGCGCCGACTACACCATCGGCTGGGGCCTGTGGCTGATCCTGGTCTTCAGCGTCCTGCAGGCCTGCGCCGCAGTCGGGTCCCTGCTGTTGGAGGCCGGCGTGGTGACCGCGCCCGCCCCGCGTCCCAAGTACGACCCCTACGCCCAGTACGGGCTGCCGCCGGGTGGCAACTACTACGGCCAGCAGGGCCAACAGGGCCAACAGGGTTACGGACATCAGGGGCAGCACCAGAGCCAGCAGGCGCCGCAGCAACCCGGCTATCCCTCGTCCTATGGCAGCTACCCCTCGCCGTCCAGCGGCGGCTTCGGCGCTCAGCACTCCTCGCCGTCGGGCGCCTTCAACTCCGGCGTCCAGCAGTCGTCGCCGCAGGGACCGCCCACTCCTCCGACTGGATTCCCCAGCTACAACCCGCCGTCGACCGGTGGTTCGGGGAGTTCGTCCACCGGAGGCCAGAGCACATCCGGTTCGGGCCAGAGCTCGACGGGCGGCCAGCAGTCGCAGGGCGACTCCGCCTCGTCGGGGCCGGCGCAGCCCTAG
- a CDS encoding cell division protein PerM, protein MTGGRPGSNPTRDLVRVAFGPSVVALTVIAAVTLLQLLIANSDMTGASGAIASMWLGVHQVPISIGGRDLGALPLLPALLMVAGTARTTAQATARGASWFVIRWIVASAVGGPLLIAAVSLAVIHDAASVITELQTPHALSAFAHVFAVHAIGAGIGVATRVGRRALAETRLPAWLADSVRAAVTGMLALFGLAGAVTFISLIWHWGTMHELYAITDSAFGQLSLTLLAVLYVPNVLVGATAVAVGSSAHIGPALFSAFTVLGGDIPALPILAAAPTPPLGPAWVALLIIGAASGVAVGQQCARRPLPLVPALAKVAAAALMAALSMAVLGLAGGGRLGNFGDVGVDQLTFGPAVFGWFAAIGALTVVMVGGVRDGAVTRTQRVLPPAPVRPAEPDDIPEPVVVDPDLPVPAGEIVEPEEMFEADFEPSFGTDEGMDEGGELSWTTGPEPVRRLQAHAPTEPPGPLEDPEDLMFTDDDG, encoded by the coding sequence GTGACCGGCGGCAGACCAGGCTCGAACCCGACCCGTGACCTGGTCCGGGTCGCGTTCGGCCCGTCCGTCGTGGCGTTGACGGTCATCGCAGCGGTGACGCTGCTGCAGTTGCTGATCGCCAACAGTGACATGACCGGGGCGTCGGGGGCCATCGCCAGTATGTGGCTGGGCGTGCACCAGGTACCGATCTCGATCGGCGGCCGGGATCTCGGCGCGCTCCCGCTCCTGCCGGCGCTGCTCATGGTCGCAGGGACCGCACGGACCACCGCGCAGGCCACCGCCCGCGGTGCCTCGTGGTTCGTCATTCGCTGGATCGTGGCTTCGGCGGTCGGGGGCCCACTGCTGATCGCGGCGGTTTCGCTTGCGGTCATCCACGACGCAGCATCGGTGATCACCGAACTGCAGACGCCACATGCCCTGAGTGCCTTCGCCCACGTTTTCGCGGTGCACGCGATCGGCGCGGGGATCGGGGTGGCAACGCGGGTGGGCCGACGCGCGCTGGCGGAGACCAGGTTGCCGGCCTGGCTGGCGGACTCGGTGCGGGCCGCGGTCACCGGAATGCTGGCGCTGTTCGGCCTGGCCGGAGCCGTGACGTTCATTTCCCTGATCTGGCACTGGGGCACCATGCACGAGCTCTATGCGATCACCGATTCGGCCTTCGGCCAGCTCAGCCTCACCCTGCTAGCGGTGTTGTATGTGCCCAACGTGCTCGTCGGCGCGACCGCGGTGGCGGTGGGCTCCAGCGCGCATATCGGCCCCGCGCTGTTCAGTGCGTTCACGGTGCTCGGCGGAGACATTCCGGCGTTGCCGATCCTGGCCGCGGCGCCCACTCCACCGTTGGGTCCCGCATGGGTGGCGCTGCTGATCATCGGGGCGGCATCGGGGGTGGCCGTCGGACAACAGTGCGCCCGCCGGCCGCTGCCGTTGGTTCCGGCACTGGCCAAAGTGGCGGCGGCGGCCCTCATGGCGGCGCTGTCGATGGCAGTGCTCGGCCTGGCTGGTGGGGGACGGTTGGGCAACTTCGGCGACGTCGGCGTGGATCAGCTGACCTTCGGGCCCGCGGTGTTCGGCTGGTTCGCCGCGATCGGGGCGCTGACAGTGGTGATGGTCGGCGGGGTCCGTGACGGTGCCGTGACCAGGACGCAGCGGGTCTTGCCGCCCGCCCCGGTGCGACCCGCCGAACCCGACGACATTCCTGAGCCGGTTGTGGTCGACCCCGATCTGCCGGTGCCGGCCGGCGAGATCGTAGAGCCCGAGGAGATGTTCGAGGCCGACTTCGAACCGAGTTTCGGAACTGACGAGGGTATGGACGAAGGTGGCGAGCTGAGCTGGACGACGGGCCCAGAGCCGGTGCGCAGACTCCAGGCTCATGCGCCGACCGAACCGCCGGGGCCGTTGGAGGACCCAGAGGACTTGATGTTCACCGACGACGATGGCTAG
- the purN gene encoding phosphoribosylglycinamide formyltransferase translates to MQPIHVAPNVPARLVVLASGTGSLLASLLAAAVGDYPARVVAVGTDRDCRAVEIAKAAGLPVFIVPLGDYPNRASWDRALTEATAAHNPDLVVSAGFMKILGSHFLNQFLGRTVNTHPALLPAFPGAHAVPEALAYGVKVTGCTVHLVDAGTDTGPVLAQEPVVVLDDDDEDTLHERIKTVERKLLVNVLAAFATGGVTWNGRKATLG, encoded by the coding sequence GTGCAACCGATCCACGTGGCCCCCAACGTCCCCGCCCGACTGGTGGTGCTGGCTTCGGGCACCGGGTCGCTGCTCGCGTCGCTGCTGGCAGCAGCGGTCGGCGACTACCCCGCGCGGGTCGTGGCCGTAGGCACCGACCGGGACTGCCGGGCGGTGGAGATTGCCAAGGCGGCGGGGCTGCCGGTCTTCATCGTCCCGTTGGGCGATTATCCGAACCGGGCGTCATGGGACCGTGCGCTGACTGAGGCCACTGCGGCCCACAACCCCGATCTGGTGGTCTCGGCCGGTTTTATGAAGATCCTGGGATCGCACTTCCTGAACCAGTTCCTGGGGCGCACCGTCAACACCCATCCGGCGTTGCTGCCCGCTTTCCCCGGAGCGCACGCCGTGCCCGAGGCGTTGGCCTATGGCGTCAAGGTCACCGGCTGCACCGTGCACCTGGTAGACGCGGGAACCGACACCGGCCCGGTGCTGGCCCAGGAGCCTGTCGTCGTGCTCGACGACGACGACGAAGACACTTTGCATGAACGCATCAAGACAGTGGAGCGCAAGCTCCTGGTGAACGTCCTGGCCGCCTTTGCGACCGGTGGCGTGACCTGGAACGGACGAAAGGCAACCCTAGGATGA